The Borreliella burgdorferi B31 genome includes a region encoding these proteins:
- a CDS encoding CRASP family complement regulator-acquiring lipoprotein, with the protein MITLYKEFFSISIRKTLLDHQNNTGSIKKDYSKLDSYLNTILNQFNEKIKEVGNLKKIILSITVSAL; encoded by the coding sequence ATAATTACTCTCTATAAGGAATTTTTTTCAATAAGCATAAGAAAAACTTTATTAGATCATCAAAATAATACCGGTTCTATAAAAAAGGATTATTCTAAATTAGATTCTTATCTTAATACAATACTTAATCAGTTTAATGAAAAAATTAAAGAGGTTGGAAATTTGAAAAAAATTATATTATCAATAACTGTTTCAGCATTATAA